The DNA segment GGCATGAGCGAAAAACTCGGCCCGGTCACCTTCGGCAAGAAAGAAGAGCATATCTTCCTCGGCAGGGAGATGGGCCAGCATAAGGATTACAGCGAAAAGACAGCTGTTGATATCGATGATGAGGTAAGGCGTTTCGTGTCAGAGGCCTATGTGGTTGCAAAAGGACTCCTTGAAAAAAATGTCGATATCCTTGAGGCCTTTGCCAGGAAGCTCCTCGAAATAGAGACGATGGACGGCCCTGATATTGATGCCATGATTGCGTTGGTCCACAAGCCGAAAGAGTCTCAGGCTGCTGAATGCGGAGACACGAGCTGCACCGGTCTGGCCTGACAGCACGATCAAGACGTTTATGAACGGCGGGACTGGTTCCCGCCGTTCTTTTTTGAAACATGTCCTATAATGACGCTTACTAAAAATTTCACGCGCATGAAGACATTTAATTTTAAAATCCCTCCTTTCCTCCCTTTGTTAAAGGGAGGGGAAATACCCCTCTTTGACAAAGAGGGGCAAGGGGAGATTTTATGAAACTTTCCTGGTTGCGCTATGACCTGGACCTCTCGAGTAAAACCCATGTCATGGGCATTCTCAATATTACGCCTGATTCGTTCTCGGACGGCGGCCTTCACCTTGATGCGTCTGCAGCCGTAGAACAGGGGATCAGAATGGTCAATAATGGTGCTGACATTCTGGATATCGGCGGAGAATCAACACGGCCCGGCGCTGAGCCGGTGTCCCTTGAAGAAGAGCTCAGACGCACCATACCGGTCATCAAGGAACTCGCAAAGAAAGTAACAGTGCCCATTTCGATCGACACGTACAAAGCCGAGGTTGCCCGACAGGCCCTTGCTGCAGGCGCCTCGATCGTCAATGATATCAGCGGACTGAGATTCGATCCTGAAATGCCGAAGGTCATCGCTCACTATAGAGTCCCGGTAGTCATCATGCATATCAAGGGACGGCCGAGAGAGATGCAGCAAAACCCCGTGTATGATGCCCTGATCCCGGAGATCATGGACTACTTCAGGATCAGTATACGGCTGGCGAGAAAATTCGGGATCCCTGACGAACTGATGATCCTCGATCCCGGGATCGGCTTTGGCAAGACCTTTGACCATAACCTCGAGATCCTGAACAATCTCGAGCAGTTCACCCTTCTTGAAAAACCGCTCCTCGTCGGCCCTTCCCGCAAGGCTTTTCTGGGCAAACTTCTCGGCGGCGTCCCTGCCTCAGACAGGCTCGAGGGCACAGCAGCATCAGTTGCTGTTGCGATCATGAAAGGCGCCAATATCATCCGTGTGCATGATGTAAAGGAAATGGCAAGGGTGGCAAAGGTCGTTGATGCGATCAAAAGGGAAAAGGCTGCGTGAAACACTCTGCTGAAGAAATTGAGAGATGCCTTGCCCTGCTCGAAGATCTTACGAACGATTCGGGACAGCTTGCCAGGCTGCCGGAAAGGCAAAGGATCTCACTCATGAAAGCGGCAGGGGAGCTATCCCGCCCTGACAGAGCTGAAGCAAAGAAGAGAAATAAGGCTGTCAAGAAGCTACAGGGCCTGACCAGGCTCGAAAAAGACCGGCGCGCCAGGAATACGACTGGCATCCGTAATGCGCGAACTGACGAGGTATATACTGCACCCGCTGAGATCGAATTCAATCCTGAGGGAGCCTCTGCAAAAAGCGAGGAGCTGAATTCACCGCGCAACTGCTATGTCTGTAAGGAAGAGTTTACGACACTGCACTTTTTTTATGACACCATGTGCAGGAAATGCGGCGACCTGAATTATCGGAAACGCTTTCAGACAGCTCCTCTCCATGGGAAGGTCGCATTGATCACCGGTTCACGCCTTAAAATAGGTTATCAGGCAGCTCTGATGATGCTGCGTGCCGGCGCTACCGTGATAGCAACAACCAGATTTCCTGTTGATGCGGCAAGCAGGTATTCCCGGGAGGAAGGATACGCCGCGTGGGGAGACCGGCTGCATATACATGGTCTTGACCTGAGGCATATTCCGAGCGTTGAAATATTTTCGAGCTATATAGAAGAGCACTATGGCAGGCTTGATCTATTGATCAATAATGCGGCCCAGACCGTAAGAAGGCCCGCAGGTTTTTATGCGCATCTTATGGAAAATGAAAATAAAGGACTGAATGCTCTCTCTAAGGAGGCTTCAAAACTTCTTGCTGACCATGAACACTGCAAAAATCAGATCAGAACCCTTTACAAGGATCACGACGGCCAGAGCGCATCACTTCCGGTCTCTTGGCATAATCAGAACCCCGGGATAGGACTGCGTGAGTCTGCGCGGTTATCGCAGGTCCCGTACAGCCACGATAATACCCTCTCGTCTGAAAAACTGTTTCCGCCAGGAAGGCTGGATGCTGATCTTCAGCAGGTGGATATGCGCAGGACGAACAGCTGGCGTCTGCGTCTGGGCGAAATACCGACAGCAGAAATGCTCGAAGTGCAGTTAGTGAATTCTGTGGCACCGTTTGTCTTATGCAACAGATTGGCAGATCTTATGAGGCGTGATCATACCGGGCAGAAGCATATTGTGAATGTGACCGCCATGGAAGGCAAGTTCTTCAGATTCAGGAAAGATCCACGCCATCCCCATACGAATATGGCCAAAGCAGCCCTGAATATGCTGACGCACACATCAGCGGAGGATCTTGCCAGGGACGGCATCTATATGAATGCAGTCGATACCGGATGGGTGACGGACGAAGATCCTCTTGAGCTCTCGCAATGGAAACAGAGGGTTCATGATTTCCAGCCGCCCCTGGATATTGTCGATGGAGCCGCCCGGGTCTGCGATCCCTTCTTTGACGGGATATTGACCGGCAAGCACTGGTCCGGCAAATTTCTGAAAGATTATTTCCCTATCGATTGGTAGAGAGAAGCGTTCTATCTGCCCGCAAGGGAATGGCAGCAACAAGTCAACTAATTCAACAACGTCCCTGAAGTGTTGGGTCATTCACTTCCTCGGGTGTTCTTTGCGGTAATCCGAAGGAAGCTGCTTCAGACCGCCCTTGCCCCAGATGCCGCGTTTATTCTCCCGCGCGATCACCTGGGCAGATGCCAGGCGGTCACTGTGCTTCACATTCGGTGGAAGAGTAAAAAGCACTGCATGCCCATTGCGAAGCATTTCCTCGTTGATCAGCTTATTGTCACGGCTCCAGAGATAGGCAAGGACCCGGGCGTATTTGTCCCGTTTCTCAACATCATATTCGATGCGTGCCTGCCAGCCGGATGCTGAGATCAGTTCTTCCAGGAATTTCTTCGAACGCTTTCCCCAAGGCTTCTGGCTCAGCTCGGGCGCATCAATGCCGATCAATCTGATCTGCTCTTTCCTGCCGCGAACATTTGCCTCGACCGAATCGCCGTCAAGGATCTTTTCAATGTATACAGCGTTGTTTTCATCACGCTTCTTCGCCTCCGCAGCATTCTCTGCCAGCCATCCATAAAGCAGGGCACTCAATGCAAGAAGCGCTATCGAAAAGACCTTTACCTGTTTCCTTGTCATGCTGTTAGTATAATTCTTTCATGGAATAAATAAGAATCGCCGGAGACCCGGATGATCTGAAGGTTACAGGGTGGAAAACAGCCCACCCTGTAACACCTGAACGCAATGGCTCATTACTGCTGTCCGCATCTGCCCATTTTTCCGCAGCCCGCATTGGCCTGCTGGTTAGCGCAAGGTCCATTGCCATTGCAGCCCATTCCCTGGCCACGGCCCTGACCCATATTACAGTTGGCACCCTGCTGGTTCCCGCAGGCTCCTGGACCTCCGGCCATACCGAATTCAGCCGCTTTCGCCTGGATCTTTGCACGAAGAGCATCAATATCGCTCTCCAGAGCATCGATCTTGGCCTGATCAGCGCCTGACCTGTAAAGTTCCATCAGCCCGAACCTTTTGTCATGCATCTCTTTTCTCAGATCCTTTGTTGCATCAAAGAACTGTTTTTGCTCAGCCGAGATAGTTCCTGTATTCTGGCCCATACCCCACGGACGCGCAAAAGCTACTGCAGCTAAAAGCAATACACTTAATCCCACAAGTACGAATAACATCTTTTTCATCCTGATTCACCTCCTTTCGCATATAGTATTAATTGCAGATACAGCTTATCTTATAATTATGAATCAATTATGAAAGGGCTATTATTGACGATTGATGTGGGCGGAATGCTGACCGCAAATAAGGGGGAATATTGTAAAGCAGATCTGCTAATAGAGGAAACGTGCAGGAGAACAGTTGATACCGCCTGATACCTGCCCGCTCGCCGGGAGCATATGCTCCCGGCAGCGCTGCGTCATTTATTCTTGAGGGTATCGATCGTGAAGGCAAACAGATTTCTGCAGAGCTGCAGTCTTCTCAAATAGACCTTTTTCTGAGTCTCCTCAAGCTGTTCTATCCTTAACTTGAGCTTATCGCATCGCTCAACGAGAGATACAAGCTCCTCCTTCGGAAGTGTCATGGCCTGATCGGTCTTTGCGCAGATATCATCGAACTCTGCCTTCCAGTCGTCTTGACCAAAGGCAGCCGCACCGCAGCAAAGGACAGCGGCGACCACCAGGGCCATTATTGCCTTGTGCAAAACGAAATGGTTCATTACTGTCTTATGCCGGGATGACATGCCTTGCAGTCGTTCATCGGAAATGCCACGGTCAGGTGGCAAACTCCGCAGAACTCTCCTTTCAGATTTCGATCCATAGCGAAATGCTCTGTGGTCTTTTTCTTGATATTGAATATGTCCGGATGACAGTTGTTGCAGTCGAGCCACTTGATATGGGCCTTATGCGAAAAAACAGCTGGCGGTATATTGGCCCAATTTGCCGCAAGCTCAAGATTCTTGTCAAAGGAGACATCCGAAGGCTTGAGCGTGAG comes from the Nitrospirota bacterium genome and includes:
- the folP gene encoding dihydropteroate synthase → MKLSWLRYDLDLSSKTHVMGILNITPDSFSDGGLHLDASAAVEQGIRMVNNGADILDIGGESTRPGAEPVSLEEELRRTIPVIKELAKKVTVPISIDTYKAEVARQALAAGASIVNDISGLRFDPEMPKVIAHYRVPVVIMHIKGRPREMQQNPVYDALIPEIMDYFRISIRLARKFGIPDELMILDPGIGFGKTFDHNLEILNNLEQFTLLEKPLLVGPSRKAFLGKLLGGVPASDRLEGTAASVAVAIMKGANIIRVHDVKEMARVAKVVDAIKREKAA
- a CDS encoding SDR family oxidoreductase, giving the protein MKHSAEEIERCLALLEDLTNDSGQLARLPERQRISLMKAAGELSRPDRAEAKKRNKAVKKLQGLTRLEKDRRARNTTGIRNARTDEVYTAPAEIEFNPEGASAKSEELNSPRNCYVCKEEFTTLHFFYDTMCRKCGDLNYRKRFQTAPLHGKVALITGSRLKIGYQAALMMLRAGATVIATTRFPVDAASRYSREEGYAAWGDRLHIHGLDLRHIPSVEIFSSYIEEHYGRLDLLINNAAQTVRRPAGFYAHLMENENKGLNALSKEASKLLADHEHCKNQIRTLYKDHDGQSASLPVSWHNQNPGIGLRESARLSQVPYSHDNTLSSEKLFPPGRLDADLQQVDMRRTNSWRLRLGEIPTAEMLEVQLVNSVAPFVLCNRLADLMRRDHTGQKHIVNVTAMEGKFFRFRKDPRHPHTNMAKAALNMLTHTSAEDLARDGIYMNAVDTGWVTDEDPLELSQWKQRVHDFQPPLDIVDGAARVCDPFFDGILTGKHWSGKFLKDYFPIDW
- a CDS encoding thermonuclease family protein; its protein translation is MTRKQVKVFSIALLALSALLYGWLAENAAEAKKRDENNAVYIEKILDGDSVEANVRGRKEQIRLIGIDAPELSQKPWGKRSKKFLEELISASGWQARIEYDVEKRDKYARVLAYLWSRDNKLINEEMLRNGHAVLFTLPPNVKHSDRLASAQVIARENKRGIWGKGGLKQLPSDYRKEHPRK